The genomic segment AGGGCCGCAGCACGGCGCCTGTGGAGCTGCGCAGTGATTTGACGCTTTACGCCCGGCTCGGCGACTGGTTCGTGCTTCTGTGCTTTATGGGGTGTCTGCTCGCGATACTGTCATCCCCGCGCAGGCGGGGATCTATTTGTTAGGATGCCGGGGACAGTTCTTAAAGGACCTGACACCCGCTCAACCAATGAACGAGAACCACATGCACTCCGAAGAACTCATTGAAGTCCTGGCCGAAGGCAAGAACGTGCGCATTGAACGCATTGTCTCGCGTGGCCATGCGAGCCCTCCGGACTTTTGGTACGACCAGGACACACATGAGTTTGTTTTGCTCGTTCAAGGCGAGGCGCGTTTGGTGTTTGAGGAGGGGCCGGAGCTGGTGTATTTGAAAGCAGGGGATTTCCTGGATATTCCCGCGCACCGCAAACACCGGGTGGACTGGACACTTCCGGACCAGGACACGGTTTGGCTGGCGGTTCACTACGAGGTCCTTCAGTAAATGAGCCTGTATTCTGTTGAACCCTCAGATGTGCTGGATTTTTGGTTCGGGCAGCTGGAAGGCGATGCCTTCTTTCCCGAAGACAAGGCTTCCATGTGGTTCCGGGGCGGGCCGGAGGTTGACGAGGAGATCAGCCGGCGTTTTGGCGCGGCAGTTCAATCCGCCCTGGCCGGACAGCTGGACAACTGGAAAGTAGAGCCGCGTTCCTGCTTGGCCCTGATTCTTCTCCTGGATCAATTCACGCGTAATATTTACCGGGGCATGGCCCGGGCCTATTCCGGAGACGCCCAGGCCTTGGAGCTATGTCTTTGGGGGATGGAGCGGGGCTACGATTTGGAACTGTGGCCGGTGGAAGCCTGGTTTTTCTACTTGCCCCTGGAGCACTCCGAGGACTTTGCTCTTCAGAAAAAATCCGTGCAGTGCTACGAGGCCCTGGTGGAGCGCTCGGCTCCGGCCATTGAGCTGCCCATCCGCAATGCCCTGGACTACGCGGAACAACACCGCGACCTGATCGAGCGCTTCGGCCGCTTTCCCCACCGGAATGACGCCTTGGGCCGCCTCAACACCGAAGAAGAAGAGAAATACCTGCTCCAGCCCAATGCGGGGTTTTAATTGGGCTAGGTAATGAATCTCAAGTAGTTCTCCGGATCCACTCTTTCAAACTGCGCATCCGGGTAGGCCTTTAAGAAATCCTTGGGCAGGGCAGCCTTGGCAGAGGGGCTCCACTTGAATTCATAGGCAAAGAGGCGACCCTTGCGTTCCTCAATCCAGTCCAATTCCTTCTTGTCATAGGTGCGCCAGAAATAGTTCAGGCAGGAGAGCCCAGTGTATTCCTGCTTCTTGAGCCGCTCCATGACCAGATAGTTTTCCCAAATCGGCCCGACATCCGTGCGCAGGTTGAGGGGATTGAAGTTTTGGATCAGGGCGTTGCGAATTCCGAGGTCATAGAAGTAGTACCGCGAATTCTTTGAAACCTCTTTTCTGAGATTCCGGGAAAAGCCGCGCAGCCGGTATAGGACAAAGGTCTTTTCCAGGAGATCCAAATAGCGGTCCACCGTGTTTTTGCTCATGCCCAATTGGCTGCCCAGTTCCGTAAACGAGACCTCCTTGCCAATTTGGAATGCCAACAGCTGCAATAGCCGCACCAGTTTGTCCGAGTGGCGAAGCCCCTCCAGCTCCAGGATATCTTTGTAGAGATAGGAGGAGATAATCTCTTTCAAATAGCGCTGCCGGAGTTGATCGTCTTCGCACAAAACCGTTTCCGGATAAGAGCCGTAAATCAACCGGCTTTCCAGCCGCGCTGCAGTTTGAGCTGCATTTTCCTTTTGAGCCAATTCCATCTGGGCCAAAGGAAAAAGCTTGAGCGTCCACTTTCTGCCGGTTAGGGGCTCTCCCACCTGGGAAGCGAGGTCAAAGGAGGAGGACCCAGTGGCAACCACCCGGATGTCAGGGATGTGGTCCACAATCAATTTCAGATTCAGGCCGATTGCCGGGATCTTCTGTGCCTCGTCAATCAGGAGCCACTTCCTCTCCCCCACAAAATTCTTGAGCTTCTCAATCGATTGGGAAGAGAGGATCTGTTGAACAAAGAAGTCGTCTCCGGTGACTAGTTGATGCGGTTCGGAGAGCCCCTGAATAAAGTGTTCCAAGAGAGTTGTTTTGCCCGTTCTGCGCGGGCCGTAGATTAGAACAACCTTATTTGGAGCAACCAGCTCCTGGAGATTGGACAGTTGAAGTTGGGGTATGTACATAGAGAGTTCCAAAGTTATTGGAATACGGTCAGTCAAGTGACTAAATTATAGCATATTTAGTCAGAATATCAACCCCGAACAGGAGAAATACCTGCTCCAGCCCAATGCGGGGTTTTGAGCCGGGGACGGATCTCTCGCAACAGCATGTCTGCCATGGGGATGGCGAGAACCGTCCCTGTCTCTTTCATTCAAATTACAGTGATTTAGGAAGTCTTCCGATCCCGGACCCAAGTGGGTATACTTGAGAGTGTGTGTGTATTTAAAAAAGAGGGGATAAAATTCTGCGTTTATGAAAAGAATCCTTTTTCGACTCATCGCTCTATTTCTTGTACAGGTTTTTGTGCTCGCCGGCCTGGAAGTCTCATTCGCAGCGGACGGAAGCCAGCTTGCGGCGATCCCTGCTCATGACACTGAGCTGAGAGCGGAAATTGTACGCTGGATGAGTCAACGAGAGGTCATGGGCCCTGTTTCCGGGAACTTCTCAAGGTTGGCCGGCTCTGGGGGAGCGCACAGGACTGATTCCTTATGGGTGCAGCCACAGTCAGAGATTCTCTATACCTTTTTGGCGGCAGCTGCTGAAGCAGGTTTCGACCTCACAAACCTGGATTGGGCTCAGCAATTGGTCCGGAATCACCGGCATATTTTACAGGGTATGTCTGTGTTGGCTGGCGAAGAATGGGGCAGGGAATTTTCTGGCCACAATGCCTTGCAGCAGTGGTTAGCTCAGGCCGAGGAGGAACAGTTCCAGACAATGCTGGAGGAGAATCATCTGGGGGCATTTCCTGAGCTGCACGGTCTTTTCGATGATTCGATTAGGGGTGCCTTGCTTACGGATACTGTTCTAAGGCCTGTCTTTATGGTTTTGTTGACAGAAGACCAGTGCAGCCCGCCGGAAGTTTTTGGTGAAGCCTCCGAAGACGAATCCGATTTGGAAGATTTGATCAGAAACCACAGTGTATTCTTGGCAGGCAATGCAGCCATCGCTAGAGAAATGATACAAAAAGGCTACACGATCAAGGTCGGCGTGACCGACCGCTACACAGAGGAGGATACCCTGTATTCCAAACACCAGGTAGCCAATGGAAGGCAGGCATATTTTCCACTACCGGATGGAACATGGCTGGGGGTGAAGGGATGCGGGCAGTTTATTGATGAATCAAAGCCTCCGCATCATTGGGAACTTGCTTCTGCCCAAGAAGGGCTTCGACATATGGGAATTGTCACCGCTCAGGAAGCGGTTAGGGCAGAGCAATATGCTGGAGTCATAAGAGATGCAGAGGGAGAGTTTGTTCAGGCCATAGGTTCAAGTGTTCTCTCAGAGGTTCCTGACGGAAAAGGCGGGTTTGAGCCTGAGCAAAGTTTTCTTGTTTTCAATCACGTACTTACCCCCCATCGGCTTGTCAAACTGCCCCAGTTGTTCAGGGCTGATCCGGAATTGTGGAATATTCGGGTTAGCATTTCTCAAGCACTGATCAATCAGGGCATCCTTCCGCAAGGCACGCTTCTATCCACTCGCGAGTTGGCTCAGATGATCACCATCCATATGGCAAGAGCTGAAGTCTTTAAACAGGAGAAACAGGTGACAAAAGTGACTCATTCGATTCAAGATATCACAATGGGCGGAAGAGAGGCGGACAACGAAGAATGGGTTTCTGTGGATGAGATGATTGAGCAAATGCTGGGAGATAGGTTAGCAGATCCCGATCTTGCCGCTGCAATGAAGGAGTTTAGGCTTCCCCTCGCCAATATGCGAGGAAAGATGATGGGCTTGGTCCAGTTGAGCATGCTTTATCACGATCGAGGTATCGAATCATTTGGAAAACCCCATGAACTTTTTGGACTCTTCTTTCAGAGCTATTTTTCTGAGTTAGATACAGATGCTCTCAAGATTTGGAGCTCAGAGAGTCCACTAAAGGGCAGGTCTCATCCGGCGCGGCTTGCAGCAGGGACCACTCGAGTGGATGTGTTGCATGAGCAAAGCAGAGGCTTCAGAAAACAAGACGAAGACCTTATTGAAGCTGTCATTAACCAGATTGTGCAATTAGCTGATTTCGAACTTATGAAACGAGAGGTGGAGGAAATCCAACCTGGGTTAGGGGCTCAACTCGCAGAGCAAGCACAACAGAACGGCCTTTTGACTCGGTTTGGTCACGATTACAGGAGATTGGTATCATCGCGAGTCCTTCAACAAGAGCCATTCGATGGGGCAAGCCGTGAGTCTACGCCTGCTTCAGGAGAAATGACTCCACCTCCTCCACCTTCTGGAATGCAGGCAATCGGGGCTGCAGGGTGGAGTAGTGAAGCCCTTCAAGGCGCGCTCTAACAGCGCCTTGGAGCCCCCATTCTGGCCCCTCCCCAAGATGTGCTAATATACCTCCCAATAAGTAAACCTTTAGGGACGATTCGATTCTTTGGTGTCGGGCGACGGATTCATCTAGGTGTCAGGCACCACAGTCCAAACAGATTGCTTCACTCCGTTCGCAATGACGAACGGAATACCAAGACAATGAACGAACCACCGGAAACAGAACAACATACAAACGAAGCCGAGATTCTGGCCCAG from the Candidatus Omnitrophota bacterium genome contains:
- a CDS encoding DUF924 domain-containing protein, which gives rise to MSLYSVEPSDVLDFWFGQLEGDAFFPEDKASMWFRGGPEVDEEISRRFGAAVQSALAGQLDNWKVEPRSCLALILLLDQFTRNIYRGMARAYSGDAQALELCLWGMERGYDLELWPVEAWFFYLPLEHSEDFALQKKSVQCYEALVERSAPAIELPIRNALDYAEQHRDLIERFGRFPHRNDALGRLNTEEEEKYLLQPNAGF
- a CDS encoding phosphoribosylaminoimidazole carboxylase, with product MNENHMHSEELIEVLAEGKNVRIERIVSRGHASPPDFWYDQDTHEFVLLVQGEARLVFEEGPELVYLKAGDFLDIPAHRKHRVDWTLPDQDTVWLAVHYEVLQ
- a CDS encoding ATP-binding protein, which encodes MYIPQLQLSNLQELVAPNKVVLIYGPRRTGKTTLLEHFIQGLSEPHQLVTGDDFFVQQILSSQSIEKLKNFVGERKWLLIDEAQKIPAIGLNLKLIVDHIPDIRVVATGSSSFDLASQVGEPLTGRKWTLKLFPLAQMELAQKENAAQTAARLESRLIYGSYPETVLCEDDQLRQRYLKEIISSYLYKDILELEGLRHSDKLVRLLQLLAFQIGKEVSFTELGSQLGMSKNTVDRYLDLLEKTFVLYRLRGFSRNLRKEVSKNSRYYFYDLGIRNALIQNFNPLNLRTDVGPIWENYLVMERLKKQEYTGLSCLNYFWRTYDKKELDWIEERKGRLFAYEFKWSPSAKAALPKDFLKAYPDAQFERVDPENYLRFIT